The Hypanus sabinus isolate sHypSab1 unplaced genomic scaffold, sHypSab1.hap1 scaffold_1837, whole genome shotgun sequence sequence cagattctgcagttcttgcggctacTAAtcacacccaggactgaaccctggtcactgagcattggaggagtctgttctgctgatgttagccatAAATttgactggtgtttaatattttggatctgtgaaagataaatccaaTCTGTATCAAATCCCATGTCGCAGGTACTTACTGTCACTGCCAAactcacaatgtacactagagAGGCCATTCAGTCTATCTTGTCCCTGCCCAGTTTTCTTTTCCATATCAGTGTTTTAAAACTTATCTCTCACTATCCCCGTTGCAActtgtcaccactctgtgggagaAGAGACTTtgcttgaatttcatagaatcagagaaatctgcagcaaaatacaggcccttcggcccacaatgttgttctgaccatgtaacctactctagaaaatgcctagaattaccctaccacaggaCCCTCTATttccctaagctccatgtacctctctaagattctcttaaaagatTCTATTGTACCCgtctctaccaccatcgctgacagtgcagtccacacacccaccactatctgtataaaaaatatatatctctgacatctcccttgaactacttccaagcaccttaaccaTGCCCCCTACGTGttcgccatctcagccctggggaaaaagcctctgacttttcacacgatcaatgcctctcatcatcttatacacctgcatgaatttcctacATGATTTTCCCCAGACTAATTAACATGATGAGCTCGCTGAGTATTTGACCTTCCCCAGCGCTCTGGACTAAGGTGGTTAAACTCCTttttccctgctcttttcaagctttgtgtcatttccactaatttcaaaggactgtgcctcagacagctgggttgttgcaatgcgCCTCTAAaacctgacagcagactagcgagtgaatcttcgatggagcagagtcagaaaacAAAGAGTTACCAGCACCAATCAGGGCTTTGGGGTTCCGGAAAGAGATGGGGTGTGGAGGTTACgagcaggaggaggaagaggaaccagACCAGCGGGATGTGGCTATGAAGGAAAGatgagaaacatttggaaactggttaattgaaaaacaaaatggttaatatctacaaaacattgcaggtaatcagcagatcaggcagcaaatgtggagacgAATAAATGGGCAGCATTTAAGCCGAGCCCTTTCAGCATGtctagactgtgtactcctctgcttagttgctgcctgaactgcagagctccttcagcattttgtgtgtgtgcgtctctgtatttccagcaactgcagattcacTTTTGTTTCTCATCTGCATTTGTATAAGGATTGTACTTTTGCATTAGATACACgaaatgcctgttgatattgagtgtatcgtttatgggagccgctttctgcgttaagaaagctgctgagttttctacacacaaaaaaaacctgTGATATGGACATGGAACCTGTGCTTGCAGAAATTTTTAATGGCACCATGATTACCCATAAAGCCGCGCGTTTAACATTGCGTTGTCGTTTGCAGCACCAATCAAATGCGCAGGCGCAGGGTTGCTGCCGTCTCCGATAACTACGCATGCGCTTAGAATACAAAATGTCTGGAGGATCGAGAAGGTAAGGACTTTTTCGACTCTAACTGAGTGACAATTGCTGTGGGAACCGGAGACTGTGGCCCGCAAACTCGGCACAGGCAGGTCTTTtccttctctctcagccccacgatccgtacacgggccccggggagcttccgggtAATCAGGGAATGGGAACAGATAGATCTCACAGacggagctgagctccagctatctgaaTGCAAGGATTAAGAACTGGGAAAAAGTGAACAAAATCTTTCTATCAGCTgtcgagaaaatctgcagctgctggaaatccaagcaacacacacagaatgccggaggaactcagcttttgtactcttttccataggtgctgcccggcctgctgagttcctcctgcattttgtgtgtgttgcttgttctgccTGCTCTTGTTCTGGAGTTTTCTACACGTGAGGATATGTTTTTACCCATTCTCTTGCTCTGGACTCTTCTatcggtgagaacatgttttgacccattctctctgggtacataatgatatcaaaacaactgtgccctgggcaacaagtagctttcacatcacaaatgtgccagactccaatgagacagactactgtccttcccttcatattcactgGGATTATCATCACCGTCAGTCACCTgagggagggttcaggggaaatatttatgtacaatagagaaactggtgatacctgtgtgtattgtggtgatgcaaaagttgctggataatttgcaaatgggaagaaggggagtgatatttggaagtcTGATTTTTTTAAAGCATCATTCAACAAGAAAATTGCATACAatgacatgcaaaagtttgggcaccactGGGCAACATTTCTGTCCCTGTGAACAGCTAAGCGAGTGAAacaatgacctgatttccaaaaggcacaaTGTTAAAGATGACactgtttaatattttaagcaagattactcttttatatccatcttttacagtttcaaaataacaaaaaagggaaAGCGCACAAAGTAAAAGTTtgagcaccctgcatggtcaataGTTAATAacaacccctttggcaagtatcacagcttctaTTTgccttctgtagccagctaaaggttttccaattcttgtttggggatttttgcccattcttccttgcaaaaggcttctagttctgtgagtttcttgggccgtcttgcatgcactgctcttttgaggtctatccacagattttcgatgatgtttaggtcaggggcctATAAGGGCCATGGCACAGCCTTCAGCTTGCGCTTCCTGAgggagtccattgtggattttgaggtctgtttacgatcattatcctgttgtagaagccatcctcttttcatcttcagcttttttacagatggtgtgatgtttgcttccagaacttGCTGGTATTGAATTTAATTCatttttccctctaccagtgaaatgttccccgtgccactggctgcaatacAAGCCCAAAACATGATCGACCCATCCCCATggttaacagttggagaggtgttcttttcatgaaagtCTGAACcactttttctccaaacatacctttgctcattgcggccaagaaGTTCtttttttaacttcatcagtccacaggactggtTTCCAAGATGCATAAGGCTTgtatagatgttcctttgcaaacttctgatgctgagttTTGTGGTGATGctgttttgtggtgaggacacaggaaaggttttcttctgatgactcttctataaaggtcatatttgtgcaggtgtcactgcacagtagaacagtgcaccaccactccagagtctgctaaatattcctgaaggtcttttgcagtcaaacgggggttttgatttccctttctagcaatcctacgagcagttctctcggaaggatttcttggtcttctagacctcaatttgacctccaccattcctgttaactgccatttcttaattacagtACGAATTGAGGAAATGGCtaactgaaaacgctttgctctcttcttatagccttttcctgctttgtgggcatcatgtattttaattttcagagagtTAGGCAggggcttagaggagcccatggctgctgatcgtTGAGACAAGGTTTGtgaagtcagggtatttataaagctttgtaaGTTGCAACACCTGGCTTTTCCTAATGAAgtttgtgaacaagccatagccctaacaaggtAATTAAAAAGATAATTGGTAAAAGTTGTCTgacagctcaaatctcttggggttcccatacttttgcatggtgctcctttctttttttctcactctaaaattgtaaaaacaaaaataatatactaatcttgcttaaaatgttgaaaagaatggttcatctttaactttatgacttttggagatcagttcatcttccacTCTGTTAACTATTCAGAATAACAGAAATTCTGAacggggttcccaaacttttgcgTGCCAATGTATATACGGTGTGCCAAAGcactggtgagaaaatccttcagtaCTGCTACAGGCCTGTTACATGGGTTGTGTGAGAGTGAAGATGAAGTCTgtgaaacccagaggagatcaatgtgcttattgacagtgatttgctagctgtagaaatgaatacctctctatataaaattcagtgtgtacatattgttgtcactgggcacaaatttgcacagcacaaggtttttgtgcacactggtgaCTACAAATTGGAGGGAACATTGGTGGAAGATGGGGAGACcttcagtgtccctgatgccctcccctacaagatgtgcatccagctgcagcttgtaaccctgcactttgaGGAGTTGGAACTTGAAATGGATGAGTTCCAGTTCAGCTGGGAGTCGGAAGGGGTGATAGATAcaacatgaagagaggtgagttacacccatGGTGCAGGACACATTAAAGTGGTTgggagtcaggaaggggaatgtggTTAAATTGCCATtgcagagtactcttgtggccatcccacacaacaacaggtgggcCAATATAGAAACTGTTCGAGGAGGAATTATCTGGCAGAGGTAAGTCAAAGGTGTgttaggggatttgatagttaggggaacATAACTAAAAGAGGATTAATATCCTAGTGGCAAGACTTGCAAGTGCTAGTGGGGGAGTTAAACTAAAGTTACAGGCAGggtgggagccagaatgacagaacagataatgGAGGGGGTTAATTGAATAGAATagaattgaattggctttattacttatatccttcatatacatgagtagaaATATTTACATTACATTTGTGACtatatgtgcaatgtgcaatttatggtaatttataataaatagtatgtacaactggacagtcaacataacatagaaatacagttgtatcagcatgaattagtcagtctgatggcttagtggaagaagctgtcccagagcctgctggtcctggctttggATTGTCCGCACCAATCTCTGCAGAGTTCTGTGACTGGGGGAAGTAcagtccccataccaggcagtgacacagccagtcacaaTACTCTCAATTGTGAACCTGTTGAAAGTTCTTTGGATTTAGGTCCACATTTCAAACTTTTCAATGCTCTgcggtgaaagaggcactgttgtgttttTTGCACAACACAACCAGTATGTATGGACCATATattgtgatattgtagccattaccaGAATTTGGTTCCAGCCAACACTCTGAGGAATTTAGAGGGACAAATTTTTCTCTAGTGATCGCAGACTACGCCAAGAATCAAAGGTTGATATATTAACTGATTTTgattttccatatattgactgagaCTCCCATACCGTAAAAGGACTAGTTggagtagagtttgtcaaatgtgcccttaatccgGATGTAGAATTCCCAATGTAGAaatgtgcaataagctgttaagAAATGATCCAGGGCTGGTAACACAgagtagtgatcataatgccatgagattccaaATAAATATGggaaaagagaggtctggaccacaggttgagattctaaattggagagaggtcaattttgatggtgtcagaaaggatctgacaagtgtgcattgggacaggctgttttctggcaaatgtgcACTTGGTGagtgggagttcttcagaagtgaaatattGCGGGTGTAAAGTTTGTACATGCTTGCAAAATTAAAAGTTGAAAgataactggtgcagggaaccttggttttcaagagatattgaggccccggatattttgttcctctaaatgcctcagactgttgggtgctccCAAGACTCATTActgactacaatatcataattccacacCATGAGCTCATCCGACAAtgttttcagctgtcttctcttggtttttaaaagcttcccaatagtttctgctcttttgtttgccctcactttggcttttatgttggctttagcttctcatttcagccacagttgtgtcctcatgcctttccaatgcttccacttctttgggatgtgtctatcacTCACCTTCCGATTTTctgccagaaactccagccattgctgctccgtcatcactcctaccagattccccttcgagacaagtttggccagcttctctgtcacagaaacatggagacaGTCAGAACAGAAACATGCCCACTCTGGACGATCGGAATGGTAATCTATACgggagacaaaatagatgggggaggtTTTAAATAGTAgttttgcatctgtacttactcagaagatggacaaatagtctatagaagtgaggcaaagcagcatcaacttcatggaccctgtatagattacagaggtggaagtgtttgctgtcttaaggcaaattagtgtggataaattcccaggtcTTGAAATGTTGATCCCTGtgaccctgcggaagacaagtgcagaaattgtcggggtccaagcacagatatttaaatcatccttagtgacaggtgaggtactggagaattggaggacagacaatgttgttccactgttcaagaaaagcTCTAAAATTAAGCTAGGAAGTGATATGTTGCTGAATTTCACAGCAGTAGTGAGAAAGTCATTGGGACATGTGTGCAGAAACCGGatgtacaagtatttggatagatgtggactgattaaggatagacagcatggctttgtgcatggtaggtcatgtctaaccaatctcatggAGCTacttgaggaagttatcaggaaagtggacgaagtcaaggcagtggatgttgtttacatcgACTTGAGGAAGGCACTTGATGAAGTCTcattgggaggctggtcaagaaggttcagtcattcagcattcaagatgagacagtgAAGTGGATGAGACACGGTCTTTGTGAGAAACTACAGTGTGGTAGcggatgattgcctctctgaccggaggcctgtgtctagtggtgtgccacagggatcagtgctggatctgttgttgtttgtcatctatatcagtaatctggatgatagtgtggttaagtggatcagcaaatttgtggatgacaacaagaccggtggtgtagtggacagtaaggaagactatcatggcttgcggTGTGATcaggaccagctgggaaaatggtttgagaaatggaaaatggaatttaatgcagacaagtatgaggtgttgcactttggtatgacctaccaagggaggtctttcagagtgactggtcgggcatggaggagtgttgtaaaagaaagggacctgggaatacaagtcgttatttcactgaaagtggtgtcacagttagatTGTGATGGAAAGCAAGATTTCAGCCCAATGGGCTTCAGGAACGAAAATACTGACAACAATAagtggatgttatgttgacttgcagcagacattggtgaggccaaatttggagtattgtgtgcagtttcggtcaccaagctgcaggaaaaatgtaaaagaggttgaaagagttcagagaaaattcacaaagatgttgccaggtctagaggacttgggttatatgtagagattgaacaggtcaggactttattccttggaaaatTAGAGATTTAGGGGAGACTTGATTGTGATGGAGGAAACTGCAAGCTGGATTTCTCCACTGAGATGGTGTGTGACTGCAAGCAgaagccatgggttaagggtgaaaggtgaaacattaaggggaacatgaggggaaacttcttcacacagacagtcatctggctgtggaatgagcagccattatgagtggtgcatgcaagctcaatttcaatatttaagaggtttgtgtaggtGCCTGGATGGTAGCGGTATGGGAGTGGGCagattaaatagttcagcacaaaccagatggccaaaagagcctgtttcagtgttgtactgtgacaaaaacctgaaataatacaaaaattcactcttaagtccttttaacagctgtacggaccaaccattcatctcagcaggaattttttatatggcgttaaaactgtggcactttaagttaataatacataaaagaaaatcccagctgcacgtcaagaaacactatttgtgtgagactgtttcagttactgtggggccaggcacccatgcagctcagcaggaacagggaataataccaatggagagagtcaaagtgAGCTAATGCtcaaattggagatggcagaaatgccccattctgatagagacaggaagagtatcagggaattgatggtcattccagataccagcactctgcccagtcaggagatgatttctctgtccaacttggtttcaacctcactgtaacagtgtgataccagatcaaaccttggcaactcatgtaatctcatctgaagtgttgtcctaaacccattgatggattttgtaaatctttccacaggttaaaaatgagaaggaatttgtctacaGAAAGCTCAATCATGGCAtatcagttttgctgtctctgtccggATATTTAAGAAGcagagcaagggattcaatcgaatatccttcctgctcagacagtgggaatggattcacttggtcatctcaactgaaggtacatcagcgagttcacactgggcaaggccattcatctattctgtgtgtgagaaaggattcagtcggtcttcccacctgtggacacaccaatcAATTAACACCGGGCAGAGGCTAGTCATCTGCTGAagttctgggaaaggattcactccaTCATCTGACCTCATGgcacaccaacgagttcacaccagagagaggcagttcacctgctcggactgtgggaaggggttctcTTGGTCGTCTGAACTACTGagacaccaacgagttcacactggggagaagccgttcacctgctccgtctgtgggatgagattcactgattcattcACACTACAaattcaccagcgagttcacactggggagaggccgttcacctgctcagactgtgggaagggattcacacagtcatctgacctaatggctcaccagcgagcaCACACCggagagcggccgttcacctgctcggactgtgggaagggattctctttaTCTTCTCGCTTACtgacacatcagcgagttcactctggggtgaagccgttcacctgctcagtctgtgagaagagattcagtcACTCTTCCACGCTACAGAGACACAAgcttgttcacactggggagaagccgttcacctgctcagtctgtgggaagggattcactcagtcatccagtctgcagaatcatcagcgagttcacactggggagaagccgttcacctgctcagaatgtgggaagggattcactgagtcatcacacctacagagacaccagcgagttcacactggagagaagccattcatctgctcagtctgtgagaagaagtTCACTaactcttccaccctacagagtcatcagcgagttcacactggggagaagccattcacatgctcagtctgtgagaagggattcactcattctTCCACCCTACGGAGACACCATCGAGTTCACACTAAggagaagccgtttacctgctcagtctgtgggatgagattcactgattcatcctacctgcagagtcaccagcgagttcacactggggagaagccattcacctgctcagtctgtgggaaaggattcactctgttatCCAACCTGCagtgtcatcagcgagttcacactggggagaagccattcacctgctcagactgtgggaagggattcactgttTCAGCTagcctaatggcacaccagcgagttcacactgggcagcggccgttcacctgctcagactgtgggaagggattcactttgtcatctaaactactgaaacaccagcgagttcacactggggagaagccattcacctgctcagtctgtgagaagagattcagtgACTCTTccgccctacagagacaccagcgagttcacactggggagaagccattcacctgctcaatctgtgggaagggattcactcagccatcccacctacagagtcatcagcgagttcacaccagggagaagccgttcacctgctgagaatgtgggaaaggattcgctcagtcatcccaactaccgGCACACCAGTAAgctcacaatggggagtggccgttGTTATGATTCCCTAGGTTTCGTTTACAGTGGACTGTCAttttgagagaaagagagaggtaaagaaggtgaatcagtctgacttgcagcttgtttacatcactaGCAGCTTGTTTAATTTTAACCAAGGACATGGACACTCAGAGTGAGACGGAGACGAAGGATGAAAAATGGAAGGTTCAAAACAAGGGAAATAGTGGCCAAAGCTCATGGTTTAGAATGTCCCTACGCCCACAAGTGTGGGTTAATTATCGTTTCAgcatacatcgaatgtgtggttgtcacctcttTTGATCCATGGGAGTGGATCGGATTTGGGGTATCCTCTgaagaccacttatgtgttaacccttgcctagttgtggtgtggtaattcacttgaagacaatACCACTTTTGACATGTCACTTTCGGTggtaattcgtatgtggatttggaacacGACCAATAAaatctacagtgactgttctctcattttaccaccatgtaacctgtggaattcgacataattgccttctcttaacatttaccctggattacaaatatctccctgttatcacctattctgtggttgAATTGAACTTTcgtactttaccatctcaagactccaagccttgtttccccggAGCTCAATAGTTCTGGAGttacatttacacacatatatatatacataacaATGttcacttttgtttatcttgcttaagttactatattaaaagtagattctaataaagatagttttaacatcaaaaacagactccaCGTATACCTATTGCTGCTAGTTCGTTTCTAAAGCTTTacgattcataacaaaattggggcctgcgtcCATGATATGAACAGATTTTGGGTGTATTgattaattatcgatttcattggggaaatcccttttgatttatttgtgtgtggaaaatcagcagcggaTGCTGATAGGTTTGTGGAATTGCCAACCTCAGAGGCATTAGAGGACGCCAGAAGggttgagttgttgagtattgctcgaaggttaaaacttgctatgGTGAAAttaacaatgaggagggcacaggtgcagaggataatagctgaacattatgtatctgagggagtgtttaaagtggaggagttgtaGGTGTATCCTAAAAGTAAGCCTAGTGAGCTTGAACTCCTGTatgtgagaaaaattaaagatggaggctgcggaaaggcagaggcagtctGAGGCGAGAGACGCAGAAAAacagagagaagaggcagaaaaacagaaggaggaagcagaaagacggtggctgttcgagctggaaaagatagagagaCTTCAGCAAAGAGGTCTAGcgttagactctggtgataagtttgaggccAGTTGTGAAGTTAAactggtacctccatttgacatGGCGGTGTTTGAtaaatacttccagcattttgagaaggttgctcagagtttaaagtgcCCAATAGAGGGTtggttctcttacaaagtgtaattaagagGGAGGCTTAGCAAGCCTATTATGCTTTGACAATCGATGAAGCAGCTGAgtatgacatagtgaaacaggctgtgttcaaagcttacgagttggtcccagaatcctacaggcagaagtttataaatttgtggaaatctgtgaaccacACTTATATGGAATTCGCTtttgagaagtttgtgtgttttaATGACTGGTTCACATATAAAAATAGAAGTGATAAATTTAACAGCTTGAAAGTGTtgcttttaattgaagaattcaaaaggtgcaTTCCTGATAACATAAAGacgtatttagatgaaaaggatgctgccactttgcaggagtctgctagattagcagatgttTGCTTTAATTCATAAGGTTAAGTTTAACCAGACTAAGAACTTCCAAAACAGTACCAGGGATAACCAGGGTAAACCAGtaattaaagctgggactagtgacacgagtaaggatgaagggaagcagttgaaggagaaatattctggtcttacttgttactattgtaagaaagttggtcatatgatggctaattgttccatcctgaagaagaaaaaggaaatggaGGCAGTCCCAATTGCCTGTGTTCAATAcgttgaagcacctgtaaagccacagggttctgaacattctgttgaggctcagttaaggtctgagaggtctgaccgagttaagaaggCTTTCGATCATTTTAGGTcaaatgggtttgtattagtaaagaAAGGGTCAACCCCGGTAACAGTGAAAATTCTTCgagttactggggcttctcagtcacttatattagacagtgttctaaagtttggtgatgagactaacactggtgtggtaaatcttattaaaaggCATTGGGGGCGGTATGGTTTCTGTGCCAttgcacaaggtaactttacagtcatggttggtttcgggacctgttgagatcggattaAGCTCCAttttaccggtggaagatgtcactttgctgttagggaatgacctggcagatggtgaagttgttcctgcagtgcagttgacaactatgccaaccactgacgacccacagattgattttaacatttatccttcctgtgcagtaactcgaagtatggctagaAAGTCTGCCGACGGAGACGGTTCtatgcagcatgattctgataccaatgatagccaaaatcgggattcaggttatgaagacttgtcagggacttttctgccttcattgtttcaacatgattcaggtagtaagtctgatgagaaagatttatccctgtctaggaaggagtttatagcagaacagaaccgcgaccctgagattgaagctttaaaagaaacagctctctcagatgatgagattaagaaagtgccagtagggtattatctcaaggatggagtgataatga is a genomic window containing:
- the LOC132387414 gene encoding zinc finger protein 229-like — its product is MAHQRVHTRERQFTCSDCGKGFSWSSELLRHQRVHTGEKPFTCSVCGMRFTDSFTLQIHQRVHTGERPFTCSDCGKGFTQSSDLMAHQRAHTGERPFTCSDCGKGFSLSSRLLTHQRVHSGVKPFTCSVCEKRFSHSSTLQRHKLVHTGEKPFTCSVCGKGFTQSSSLQNHQRVHTGEKPFTCSECGKGFTESSHLQRHQRVHTGEKPFICSVCEKKFTNSSTLQSHQRVHTGEKPFTCSVCEKGFTHSSTLRRHHRVHTKEKPFTCSVCGMRFTDSSYLQSHQRVHTGEKPFTCSVCGKGFTLLSNLQCHQRVHTGEKPFTCSDCGKGFTVSASLMAHQRVHTGQRPFTCSDCGKGFTLSSKLLKHQRVHTGEKPFTCSVCEKRFSDSSALQRHQRVHTGEKPFTCSICGKGFTQPSHLQSHQRVHTREKPFTC